One genomic window of Luteitalea pratensis includes the following:
- a CDS encoding FtsX-like permease family protein encodes MLATLSGSFGAIALLLSVVGLYGVMSFVVTQRTPEIGVRLALGATPAAALWLVTRDAVVMLALGMSMAIPATWALGRWIEAQLFGASPFNARMILLASGVLAVVGLAAALLPGWRAATVSPVDALRVE; translated from the coding sequence TTGCTGGCGACGCTGTCAGGCAGTTTCGGCGCGATCGCGTTGCTGCTGTCGGTGGTGGGGCTCTACGGGGTGATGTCGTTCGTCGTCACGCAACGCACCCCGGAAATCGGGGTGCGACTCGCGCTTGGCGCAACGCCGGCCGCCGCGCTGTGGCTGGTCACGCGTGACGCCGTGGTCATGCTGGCTCTGGGTATGTCCATGGCCATCCCGGCGACGTGGGCGTTGGGACGATGGATCGAGGCCCAACTGTTCGGAGCGAGCCCCTTCAACGCCCGAATGATCCTCCTGGCCAGCGGCGTGCTCGCGGTGGTCGGGCTCGCGGCGGCACTGTTGCCCGGCTGGCGCGCCGCGACGGTGAGTCCGGTGGACGCGCTTCGGGTCGAGTAG
- a CDS encoding permease prefix domain 1-containing protein, protein MARLLNLLPWQRRRLEHELARELADHIERRVDDLVQSGVDVADARRRAGLEFGSVTQVQEEVRDAWFWRWLDDLGRDMRYGVRALRRSPVFTATAILSLAIGIGANAALFSLVDRILLRVLAVPEPGQLVRLAWTGSDLTGKWGSGALVSYPLCRELSEQVQVFDGVLCRHPTMVALSMGREREQVRAEIVSGSYFQVLGAHPATGRLFDRSDDEPPGTRPVVVLSHAYWRDNRSSGRCGWSDCWRRCQAVSARSRCCCRWWGSTG, encoded by the coding sequence ATGGCGAGACTGCTGAACCTCCTGCCGTGGCAGCGGCGCCGGCTCGAGCACGAGTTGGCGCGTGAGTTGGCGGACCACATCGAACGACGCGTCGATGACCTGGTGCAGTCCGGCGTGGACGTCGCCGACGCACGGCGACGCGCCGGGCTCGAGTTCGGCAGCGTGACCCAGGTCCAGGAGGAGGTCCGTGACGCGTGGTTCTGGCGCTGGCTCGACGACCTCGGCCGCGACATGCGCTACGGCGTCCGCGCGCTGCGCCGAAGCCCGGTCTTCACGGCCACTGCCATACTCTCGCTCGCCATCGGCATCGGCGCCAACGCGGCGCTCTTCTCGCTGGTCGATCGGATCCTGCTGCGCGTGCTGGCCGTCCCCGAGCCCGGGCAGCTCGTGCGACTGGCGTGGACGGGCAGCGACCTCACCGGGAAATGGGGCAGCGGCGCGCTGGTGTCCTATCCGCTCTGCCGCGAATTGTCCGAGCAGGTCCAGGTCTTCGACGGCGTGCTCTGCAGGCATCCGACCATGGTGGCCCTGTCGATGGGGCGCGAGCGCGAACAGGTGCGGGCCGAGATCGTGTCCGGCTCCTACTTCCAGGTCCTCGGCGCACATCCCGCCACGGGCCGGCTCTTCGACCGCTCCGACGATGAGCCGCCCGGGACGCGTCCGGTGGTCGTGCTCTCGCATGCGTACTGGCGCGACAACAGATCGAGCGGTCGCTGCGGATGGAGCGATTGCTGGCGACGCTGTCAGGCAGTTTCGGCGCGATCGCGTTGCTGCTGTCGGTGGTGGGGCTCTACGGGGTGA
- a CDS encoding PadR family transcriptional regulator: MPPSRFPIPQGTLDMLILQVLALEPAHGYAIAQRLLQISRAVVQVNQGSLYPALHRLEQKGWLESEWRQSDAGRDAKFYVLTRTGRKQLVLEKESWGRLTEAVRLIFEAGN, translated from the coding sequence GTGCCCCCATCACGATTCCCGATCCCGCAAGGGACACTCGACATGTTGATCCTGCAGGTGCTGGCGCTGGAGCCGGCACACGGCTACGCCATCGCGCAGCGGCTGCTGCAGATCTCGCGTGCGGTCGTGCAGGTCAACCAGGGGTCGCTCTACCCTGCCCTGCACCGGCTCGAGCAGAAGGGCTGGCTCGAGTCGGAGTGGCGCCAGTCCGATGCCGGGCGCGACGCCAAGTTCTACGTGCTGACGCGGACCGGACGCAAGCAACTGGTTCTCGAGAAGGAATCGTGGGGCCGCCTGACCGAAGCGGTGCGACTCATCTTCGAGGCGGGTAATTAG
- a CDS encoding DUF6515 family protein: MTARSNTRKWPRAAVAAGLGVLLAMQTSAGLMAQARAARRGGAVQTDEGGAAVGRRGAAVKTDEGAAAVGRRGAAVKTEEGVQTVHRGYAAPAARGGVAVGEEAAVAVGRRGAVVVGEEGAARAGRYHYSGGVAVYEDNDAWKTAAGIAIGVAGGIAIGTLLSKPPAQAAPVTVNNNNYYYDSGSYYTKAMHEGEVVYQVVEPPAGAVVPTLPAGCTSVNKGGTAYSQCGTTYYQKVSNGYQVATPK; the protein is encoded by the coding sequence ATGACAGCACGATCGAATACCAGGAAGTGGCCCCGCGCAGCGGTCGCGGCGGGGCTGGGCGTACTGCTGGCGATGCAGACCTCGGCTGGCCTCATGGCGCAGGCGCGCGCAGCGCGCCGTGGCGGTGCCGTGCAGACCGACGAGGGCGGTGCAGCGGTGGGGCGGCGCGGCGCAGCGGTGAAGACCGACGAGGGCGCCGCAGCGGTCGGCCGGCGCGGCGCTGCCGTGAAGACCGAAGAGGGCGTGCAAACCGTACACCGCGGCTATGCCGCTCCCGCCGCGCGCGGCGGCGTGGCGGTCGGCGAGGAGGCGGCGGTCGCCGTGGGCCGTCGCGGCGCCGTGGTCGTCGGGGAAGAAGGTGCGGCGAGGGCTGGACGCTACCACTACAGCGGTGGCGTCGCCGTGTACGAGGATAACGACGCGTGGAAGACGGCCGCAGGTATCGCGATCGGCGTCGCTGGCGGCATCGCGATCGGCACGCTTCTCTCCAAGCCTCCGGCGCAGGCCGCCCCAGTCACGGTCAACAACAACAATTACTACTACGACAGCGGCTCGTACTACACGAAGGCCATGCACGAGGGAGAGGTGGTCTACCAGGTCGTGGAGCCGCCGGCTGGCGCAGTGGTCCCGACCCTGCCCGCTGGCTGCACGTCGGTCAACAAGGGTGGCACCGCCTACTCGCAGTGCGGGACGACCTACTACCAGAAGGTGTCCAACGGGTATCAGGTCGCCACGCCGAAGTGA
- a CDS encoding DUF2092 domain-containing protein — translation MDTFLGSVRARTGVALAACLASLLVAGCSREPATPEAKKQRGDEIVKRMSDHLAQAKTFTVETADTRKRSRGGKEITVHTKRQVTVRRPDRLALRITGDMNLRGWYDGSKLTLVSDPQKVWARANAAATIDETLDRMADHLAMPVPLADFLYSSPYDALIGTKSTGGYVGSETVEGVACAHVAYKHPAVDWDLWVAETGDPVPRKFVITNKTATRARTTEVTFDKWTFGAEATDATFTPEVPAGYERIQIVVGAPTTPAPTATQAPTASGAPKQ, via the coding sequence ATGGACACATTCCTCGGCAGCGTCCGCGCACGAACCGGCGTCGCGCTTGCCGCCTGTCTCGCGAGCCTGCTCGTTGCGGGCTGCTCACGAGAGCCCGCGACACCGGAAGCGAAGAAACAGCGCGGCGACGAGATCGTCAAGCGCATGAGCGACCATCTGGCTCAGGCCAAGACGTTCACGGTCGAGACCGCCGACACGCGCAAGCGTTCGCGCGGTGGCAAGGAGATCACGGTACACACCAAGCGCCAGGTCACGGTGCGACGACCCGATCGACTCGCGTTGCGCATCACCGGCGACATGAACCTGCGTGGCTGGTACGACGGCAGCAAGCTGACACTCGTCTCGGATCCGCAGAAGGTGTGGGCTCGCGCCAACGCCGCCGCCACCATCGACGAGACCCTCGATCGCATGGCCGACCACCTCGCCATGCCGGTTCCACTGGCCGACTTCCTGTACAGCTCGCCATACGACGCCCTGATCGGCACGAAATCCACCGGTGGCTATGTTGGCAGCGAGACGGTCGAAGGCGTCGCGTGCGCCCATGTGGCTTACAAGCACCCCGCGGTCGACTGGGATCTGTGGGTCGCCGAGACGGGCGATCCGGTGCCCAGGAAGTTCGTGATCACGAACAAGACGGCGACGCGCGCGAGGACGACCGAAGTGACGTTCGACAAGTGGACGTTCGGCGCCGAAGCCACGGATGCGACGTTCACCCCTGAGGTACCCGCCGGCTACGAGCGGATCCAGATCGTGGTCGGCGCGCCCACGACACCTGCGCCGACGGCCACGCAGGCGCCGACCGCGTCTGGCGCACCGAAGCAGTAG
- a CDS encoding glycosyltransferase family 4 protein encodes MDQELDIEHRRRSTRKPGRSCIVLLLDSSDRHGYAGADPADPQVLARITAGVHACWPRQRVRVSRCVPGTDRVASRTSLSPDGVEVVASPFFTDAKRLRALALPRGALMTVLRPAALLLPADVLRATLERARQAQLDVAMVDGVPPEVFYVASARAHAMAEAAGAVAGAVTIPQAIERLRRLGLSVREVPLAVARLAPEDVGWPDRALAEALDGSAWKEWPAAPLLELDSRSRLAAALRAHDEDRARDRERLRRARGPATCDGMDRRRSVLVTVPAMYQSGANAAWEEMLTALPADDIAFVCGRDTALRRLLDARGFTTWQTTDGMGPRSARDAAVFLEALHTVRPDVIHFDGAEGSTWAPVAFARGTRIVQHVRLNELERFQPAFAFADAIVAVAPHLQQRIAARLGPSARVEHIADGIDLQARVPVAYGRPADGRVRCLCVGRIEPEKGTTQVLDISRALAALVPCDLLVVGSCGHDPAYCDAFTADVLAAAPPLTATWRSFTHPIHALYAHADVVLVGSRNEALGMVGLEALAAGCLLVARRSAGYACIVDESRDEGLLFDGSDAPAVVAARIVEALGERERFAVGGRRKVESTFDARNTAERLLALWRDLARAST; translated from the coding sequence TTGGACCAAGAGCTAGACATCGAACATCGCCGCAGGTCGACGCGCAAGCCTGGCCGCAGTTGCATCGTCCTGCTTCTCGATTCCTCCGATCGCCATGGCTACGCCGGGGCGGACCCGGCGGACCCGCAGGTACTCGCACGCATCACCGCCGGCGTGCACGCCTGCTGGCCGCGACAGCGCGTGCGCGTGAGCCGGTGTGTTCCGGGCACCGACCGGGTCGCGTCGCGGACATCGCTGTCGCCTGACGGCGTGGAGGTGGTCGCCAGTCCGTTCTTCACGGACGCGAAGCGGTTGCGCGCGCTGGCGCTCCCACGCGGGGCGCTGATGACGGTCCTGCGTCCAGCAGCCCTGCTGCTGCCAGCTGATGTGCTCCGCGCCACGCTCGAGCGCGCCCGCCAGGCGCAGTTGGACGTCGCCATGGTGGACGGTGTCCCGCCCGAGGTCTTCTACGTCGCAAGTGCCCGCGCGCATGCGATGGCGGAGGCCGCCGGGGCGGTCGCCGGGGCCGTGACCATCCCCCAGGCCATCGAACGCCTGCGGCGGCTCGGGCTCTCGGTCCGCGAAGTCCCGCTGGCCGTCGCGCGCCTGGCACCCGAGGACGTGGGCTGGCCGGATCGCGCGCTTGCGGAGGCGCTCGACGGATCTGCGTGGAAGGAGTGGCCGGCGGCGCCGCTGCTCGAGCTCGACTCCCGTTCTCGGCTCGCCGCTGCCCTTCGCGCGCACGACGAGGATCGCGCTCGCGACCGGGAGCGGCTGCGGCGCGCGCGCGGCCCCGCCACGTGCGACGGCATGGATCGGCGGCGGTCCGTGCTCGTGACCGTCCCGGCCATGTACCAGTCGGGTGCCAACGCGGCGTGGGAGGAGATGTTGACCGCATTGCCCGCCGATGACATTGCGTTTGTCTGCGGCCGCGACACCGCCCTCAGGCGCCTCCTGGACGCGCGGGGTTTCACGACATGGCAGACCACTGACGGCATGGGGCCGCGCAGCGCCCGGGATGCGGCGGTGTTCCTCGAAGCGCTCCACACGGTGCGTCCCGACGTGATCCACTTCGACGGTGCCGAGGGCAGCACGTGGGCACCCGTCGCGTTCGCGCGTGGGACACGGATCGTCCAGCATGTGCGGCTGAACGAACTGGAGCGGTTTCAGCCGGCATTCGCCTTTGCCGATGCCATCGTCGCCGTCGCGCCCCATCTCCAGCAGCGCATCGCGGCACGACTCGGACCGTCGGCGCGGGTGGAGCACATCGCCGACGGCATCGATCTGCAGGCACGTGTTCCTGTCGCGTACGGCCGCCCGGCGGATGGCCGAGTGCGCTGCCTGTGCGTCGGGCGGATCGAGCCCGAGAAAGGGACAACTCAGGTGCTCGACATCTCGAGAGCGCTCGCGGCGCTCGTGCCATGCGACCTGCTGGTCGTCGGCTCGTGTGGACACGACCCGGCGTATTGCGACGCGTTCACGGCCGACGTCCTGGCCGCCGCACCGCCACTGACGGCGACGTGGCGGTCGTTCACGCATCCCATCCACGCCCTGTATGCGCACGCTGACGTGGTGCTGGTGGGATCGAGGAACGAGGCGCTCGGCATGGTTGGCCTCGAGGCGCTGGCCGCGGGATGCCTGCTCGTGGCGCGCCGCTCGGCCGGGTACGCGTGCATCGTCGACGAATCGCGTGACGAGGGGTTGCTGTTTGACGGCAGTGACGCACCGGCCGTGGTCGCTGCACGCATCGTCGAGGCACTCGGCGAGCGCGAGCGGTTCGCCGTCGGCGGGCGGCGGAAGGTGGAGAGCACGTTCGACGCGCGCAACACGGCGGAGCGTCTCCTCGCGTTGTGGCGCGACCTGGCGCGAGCGTCGACCTGA